Proteins from a genomic interval of Papaver somniferum cultivar HN1 chromosome 4, ASM357369v1, whole genome shotgun sequence:
- the LOC113274498 gene encoding uncharacterized protein LOC113274498 — MRFEKKVKLAPRFIGPFPITNKIVNVAYQLELPQQLSMVHNVFHVSMLGTHLRDEERSQQEDLTELVVKPDAAFENNPIRIVERQVIKLRSRALPFVKVQWNPQNEREATWESEDVIHRSHPHLFNNEEKGKLSDDLALHRSYIQCNKILIMKRVLIRYTRFGPLDVVSPAI, encoded by the exons ATGAGGTTTGAAAAAAAGGTTAAGTTGGCTCCTAGGTTCATTGGACCTTTTCCTATAACTAATAAGATTGTAAACGTGGCATACCAATTAGAGTTACCACAACAGCTGTCCATGGTGCACAATGTATTTCATGTTTCAATGTTAGGTACACACTTAAGGGATGAAGAGCGATCTCAACAAGAAGATCTTACTGAGTTGGTTGTGAAACCAGATGCCGCCTTTGAAAACAATCCAATTCGTATCGTAGAGCGACAAGTAATAAAACTACGATCTCGGGCATTACCATTTGTCAAAGTGCAATGGAATCCACAGAACGAGCGAGAGGCCACTTGGGAGAGTGAGGATGTTATCCATCGTTCTCACCCGCATCTTTTTAATAATGAG GAAAAAGGAAAACTTTCAGATGACCTGGCTCTGCACAG ATCTTATATTCAGTGCAATAAGATCCTCATTATGAAAAGGGTGTTAATACGTTACACTCGGTTTGGACCACTC GATGTGGTTTCACCGGCTATTTAG
- the LOC113274568 gene encoding kinesin-like protein KIN-14J: protein MDSESRYGDLVNGKPTMGTNESKRRAEIVEWLHDLVPGSKLPLEASEEDLREYLINGAVFDNILNRLSLESVDEVDNSNFSPESYLESVSRFLEAMYDMGLPKFELQDLEQGSMKPVLECLWAVKEKFSLSPGEVTRSSSIRSPINGRRSWSLSGAEFDGSLDISPPGHSSLGSKDERRKNTQDSKFKRVLRSHVASEPSAALIHHVGHKFHEVFQLKEGRYADLPESKISEMMKSNSLDNAPTQSLLSVIRGILDECIEKKNGEIPQRVSILLKKVMLEIERRIATQADHIRSQNNLYKSREDKYQSRIRVLETLATGTSEETQIAMNRLQQLKNEKTKIEERKKQEEQDVVRLMKEKDQTEVEISTLRQELEITKKNYEQRSLQLEEQAKETQAEFDQKLNKLESLLAESKSKETQLEAYSESKAQKWNKKEQKYQSFMDFQFQALQGLRQTSESIKQEVINVQRTYAEEFGRLGTKLKGLADAAENYHMVLTENRRLYNEVQDLKGNIRVYCRVRPFLSGQNKKQTTIEYIGENGELVVANPSKQGKDSHRSFKFNKVYGQQTTQEEVFLDTQPLIRSVLDGYNVCIFAYGQTGSGKTYTMTGPDASSRKDWGVNYRALNDLFQISQNRSSFLYEVGVQMVEIYNEQVRDLLQTGGSQKRLGIWTSSQPNGLAVPDASMHPVNSTSDVLELMQIGLANRAVGSTALNERSSRSHSVLTVHVRGTDLETEATLRGSLHLVDLAGSERVDRSEVTGDRLREAQYINKSLSALGDVIFALSQKNGHVPYRNSKLTQVLQSSLGGQAKTLMFVQLNPDADSYSETLSTLKFAERVSGVELGAAKSNKEGREVRELMDQVSSLKEIVAKKDDEIERLQSLKDSRILSGTNGEKRGLNSLRHGSASPRKHSLSAQGSRRLPKAGLVEKAASDQDNCSEYSDKHSETGSQQSLDEFKHHKEFFRQSKLAVVNGVEDFSADGDLLGFGDVESEERLSDISDGGLSMGTETDGSISSIVELTLFPETAKPAETTGTEKVKAPTKIPRPPSASRLQTAVSAPVRPTTTKETIKAPASARKAALGSSSSAKVTTSTSKRWN from the exons ATGGATTCTGAATCCCGATATGGAGATCTTGTTAATGGGAAACCAACAATGGGAACCAATGAAA GTAAACGACGAGCAGAAATAGTGGAGTGGTTACATGATTTGGTCCCTGGTTCAAAGCTTCCATTGGAAGCTTCTGAAGAGGACCTCAGAGAATATCTGATCAATGGGGCTGTTTTCGATAATATTTTGAACAGGCTGAGTCTGGAATCTGTTGATGAG GTTGATAATTCAAACTTCTCTCCGGAGTCATATTTGGAGAGTGTTTCAAGGTTTCTGGAGGCTATGTATGATATGGGATTGCCCAAGTTTGAGTTGCAAGACCTAGAACAG GGATCTATGAAACCAGTTTTGGAGTGTCTCTGGGCAGTTAAGGAAAAGTTTAGTCTAAGCCCTGGAGAAGTCACACGTTCATCTTCGATCAGAAGTCCAATCAATGGAAGGAGGAGCTGGAGCTTATCAGGAGCAGAATTTGATGGTTCACTGGATATTTCTCCACCAGGACATAGTTCTTTGGGGTCTAAAGATGAGAGACGGAAGAATACGCAAGACTCAAAATTCAAACGTGTTTTGCGAAGTCATGTTGCATCAG AACCGTCAGCTGCATTGATACATCATGTTGGACATAAGTTTCATGAGGTGTTTCAGTTGAAAGAAGGACGCTATGCTGATCTACCTGAATCAAAAATATCTGAAATGATGAAATCAAATAGTTTGGAT AACGCCCCAACTCAATCGCTTTTGAGTGTCATTCGTGGAATCTTAGATGAGTGCATCGAAAAGAAAAATGGGGAAATACCTCAA CGTGTATCGATCCTTTTGAAAAAAGTTATGTTAGAAATTGAGCGACGAATTGCAACACAAGCAGACCACATTAGAAGT CAAAACAATCTGTACAAGTCTCGCGAAGATAAGTATCAGTCTAGAATTAGAGTACTTGAAACCCTTGCAACGGGGACTAGTGAAGAGACCCAG ATTGCTATGAACAGGCTTCAGCAGTTAAAG AATGAGAAAACCAAAATAGAAGAGCGGAAGAAACAAGAAGAACAGGATGTCGTTAGATTAATGAAAGAGAAGGATCAGACTGAGGTTGAGATTTCAACTCTGAGACAAGAATTGGAAATAACCAAGAAGAACTATGAACAACGTTCCTTACAATTGGAAGAACAGGCGAAAGAAACTCAAGCTGAGTTCGATCAGAAGTTGAATAAACTCGAGTCTCTTTTGGCGGAATCTAAAAGTAAGGAGACACAACTAGAGGCATATTCTGAATCCAAAGCTCAAAAGTGGAACaagaaagaacaaaaataccAGAGTTTCATGGATTTTCAGTTCCAAGCACTCCAG GGACTAAGGCAGACTTCTGAGTCCATTAAACAAGAAGTTATCAATGTACAAAGGACCTATGCAGAGGAATTTGGTCGCTTGG GGACAAAGCTTAAAGGATTAGCAGATGCGGCTGAAAATTATCACATGGTTCTTACAGAAAACCGAAGGTTGTACAATGAGGTTCAAGACTTAAAAGGAAATATTAGAGTGTATTGTCGTGTGCGGCCCTTTTTATCTGGACAGAACAAAAAGCAGACGACCATAGAATACATAGGCGAAAATGGGGAGTTGGTTGTTGCAAATCCTTCCAAACAGGGGAAAGATAGTCATCGCTCCTTCAAGTTCAACAAGGTTTATGGTCAACAAACTACTCAAG AGGAAGTATTTTTAGACACACAACCGTTAATACGATCAGTTCTCGATGGGTACAATGTATGCATATTTGCCTATGGTCAAACCGGGTCAGGGAAGACATACACAATG ACTGGGCCTGATGCATCATCCCGGAAGGACTGGGGTGTCAATTACCGTGCGCTAAATGATCTTTTCCAAATATCCCAGAATAGAAGTTCTTTCTTATACGAAGTTGGCGTTCAAATGGTTGAGATTTATAATGAACAAGTCCGTGATTTACTCCAAACGGGAGGTTCTCAAAAAAG ACTTGGGATCTGGACCAGTTCACAGCCCAATGGGTTAGCTGTCCCTGACGCTAGCATGCATCCTGTTAACTCTACGTCTGATGTCCTTGAGTTAATGCAAATTGGGTTAGCAAACCGAGCTGTAGGTTCCACTGCTCTTAATGAAAGAAGTAGTAGATCACACAG TGTTCTTACGGTTCACGTACGTGGTACGGACTTGGAGACAGAGGCTACTTTGCGTGGTAGTCTTCATTTAGTGGATCTTGCTGGAAGTGAAAGAGTTGATCGCTCGGAGGTAACTGGAGACAGACTCAGGGAAGCACAATATATAAACAAATCACTTTCTGCTCTTGGCGACGTTATCTTTGCTCTATCTCAGAAGAATGGTCATGTACCTTACAGAAATAGCAAACTAACTCAAGTGCTTCAGAGCTCTCTCG GTGGTCAAGCAAAGACTCTCATGTTTGTACAGCTTAACCCTGATGCTGATTCATATTCTGAGACGCTAAGTACCTTGAAGTTTGCCGAAAGGGTCTCGGGGGTTGAGCTGGGTGCTGCAAAGAGTAACAAAGAGGGAAGAGAAGTTAGAGAATTAATGGATCAGGTCTCATCACTTAAAGAGATAGTAGCGAAGAAAGATGATGAGATTGAACGATTGCAATCACTTAAAGATTCCAGAATCTTGTCTGGTACCAATGGTGAAAAGCGTGGCTTAAACTCGTTGAGACATGGATCAGCCTCCCCAAGGAAGCATTCTCTTAGTGCACAGGGAAGTCGGAGATTACCTAAAGCTGGCCTTGTTGAAAAAGCAGCGTCTGATCAGGATAATTGCTCGGAATACAGTGATAAGCATTCCGAAACTGGTTCTCAGCAATCACTGGATGAATTCAAGCACCATAAGGAGTTTTTCCGGCAGTCTAAACTTGCTGTAGTGAATGGTGTTGAAGATTTTTCTGCGGATGGTGACCTATTAGGGTTTGGTGATGTGGAATCTGAGGAAAGATTGAGTGACATTTCTGATGGTGGCCTTTCTATGGGAACTGAAACTGATGGCTCAATAAGCAGCATAGTCGAGTTAACCCTTTTTCCTGAAACTGCAAAACCTGCGGAGACTACAGGCACAGAAAA GGTTAAAGCACCAACAAAAATTCCCCGACCACCATCAGCAAGCAGGCTTCAAACAGCAGTCTCAGCACCTGTTCGACCAACAACTACCAAGGAAACTATCAAGGCCCCAGCAA GTGCGAGAAAAGCAGCTCTTGGCAGCAGCTCTTCGGCAAAGGTCACCACCTCCACATCCAAAAGGTGGAACTAA